The proteins below are encoded in one region of Rhabdothermincola salaria:
- a CDS encoding mycothiol transferase, whose product MDVPELFEDLMSRVQEHVHEVSAGLSPADLLVVPEAGSNPIGWLLWHLTRVQDAHMAELVEREQVWMEDGWAARFGVEADPSDVGFGHTPEQVARVRPESVSAVTGYYDAVAERTRAFVATLTPEALDRVVDRSWDPPVTLGVRLVSVLDDDIQHAGQAAYVRGLLERRSER is encoded by the coding sequence ATGGACGTGCCCGAGCTGTTCGAGGACCTGATGTCGAGGGTGCAGGAACACGTCCACGAGGTGTCGGCGGGGTTGTCCCCGGCGGACCTGCTCGTCGTGCCCGAGGCCGGTTCCAACCCGATCGGCTGGTTGTTGTGGCACCTCACGCGGGTCCAGGACGCGCACATGGCCGAGTTGGTCGAGCGTGAGCAGGTGTGGATGGAGGACGGCTGGGCGGCCCGTTTCGGCGTCGAGGCCGATCCGTCCGACGTCGGGTTCGGCCACACACCCGAGCAGGTGGCGCGGGTTCGTCCCGAGAGCGTCTCGGCCGTGACCGGCTACTACGACGCTGTTGCGGAGCGCACCCGTGCGTTCGTGGCGACGCTGACCCCAGAGGCGCTCGACCGCGTCGTCGACCGCAGCTGGGATCCGCCGGTGACGCTCGGCGTCCGGTTGGTGAGCGTCCTCGACGACGACATCCAGCACGCGGGGCAGGCGGCCTACGTCCGGGGCCTCCTCGAACGTCGATCGGAGCGATAG
- the trxA gene encoding thioredoxin → MPSTATGVPRCATCHHSLPWIVEATAGEFDDAVATSALPVVVDLWAPWCGPCRMVSPLLEELATDLAGSIKLVKVNVDEAPGISARFGVQGIPTFLLLDHGTEKGRLVGAHPLHELRAWVQQSSTA, encoded by the coding sequence GTGCCGAGCACTGCGACCGGTGTGCCTCGCTGTGCGACGTGCCACCACTCCCTCCCCTGGATCGTCGAGGCCACGGCCGGCGAGTTCGACGATGCCGTCGCCACCAGCGCCCTCCCGGTCGTGGTCGACCTGTGGGCCCCGTGGTGCGGTCCGTGCCGCATGGTCAGTCCGCTGCTCGAAGAGCTGGCGACGGACCTGGCCGGGTCGATCAAGCTCGTGAAGGTGAACGTGGACGAGGCCCCGGGGATCAGCGCCCGGTTCGGGGTCCAGGGCATCCCCACCTTCCTCCTCCTCGACCACGGCACCGAGAAGGGTCGGTTGGTCGGCGCCCACCCCCTCCACGAGCTTCGGGCCTGGGTGCAGCAGTCGAGCACCGCCTGA
- a CDS encoding acyl-CoA dehydrogenase family protein: MTITEDTSTDTPEQAEFRAEVRAFLAANAKPRQEDSPFAINAHTSEAEAREAFETGCRWQRTLFENNLAGLTYPVEYGGRGGHPWHETIYREEAARYDVSSGFIAATMAMLLPTLMKHASDEQKAYYVPRMLSAEISICQLFSEPGAGSDLASLACRAVRDGDEFVVTGQKVWNSAAQFCNWGMLLTRTDPDAPKHQGITFVLVDMSSPGIEVRPLVQPTGASHFNEVFLSEVRVPVANVVGEINGGWAPARTVLSNESAFIGGGSGQSLFETLRLLAERFGVLDDPVIRQELAVAYSREKVLGFVGDRIMSAIRRREVPPVDPSILKLFIAESKVHSGNLGMRIAGPAGQAGGSEESRWVQFELINRFGISIGGGTNEVQRNNLAERALGLPREPGYDKTKPWRDIPRS, encoded by the coding sequence GTGACGATCACCGAGGACACCAGCACCGACACCCCCGAGCAGGCCGAGTTCCGGGCCGAGGTGAGGGCGTTCCTCGCCGCCAACGCCAAGCCGCGGCAAGAGGACAGCCCGTTCGCCATCAACGCCCACACGAGCGAGGCCGAGGCCCGGGAGGCCTTCGAGACGGGCTGTCGCTGGCAGCGCACGCTCTTCGAGAACAACCTCGCCGGGCTCACCTACCCCGTCGAGTACGGGGGTCGGGGCGGGCACCCCTGGCACGAGACGATCTATCGCGAAGAGGCGGCCCGCTACGACGTCTCCTCGGGGTTCATCGCCGCCACGATGGCCATGTTGCTGCCCACGCTGATGAAGCACGCCAGCGACGAGCAGAAGGCGTACTACGTCCCCCGGATGCTCTCGGCCGAGATCTCCATCTGCCAGCTCTTCAGCGAGCCGGGGGCGGGCTCGGATCTGGCCAGCCTCGCCTGTCGGGCGGTGCGCGACGGCGACGAGTTCGTCGTCACCGGCCAGAAGGTGTGGAACTCGGCGGCCCAGTTCTGCAACTGGGGGATGCTGCTCACCCGCACCGACCCCGACGCCCCCAAGCACCAGGGCATCACCTTCGTGCTGGTCGACATGTCGAGCCCCGGCATCGAGGTCCGGCCCCTGGTGCAGCCCACCGGCGCCTCCCACTTCAACGAGGTCTTCCTCAGCGAGGTGCGCGTACCCGTGGCCAACGTCGTCGGCGAGATCAACGGCGGCTGGGCCCCGGCCCGCACCGTGCTGTCCAACGAGTCGGCGTTCATCGGGGGCGGCAGCGGTCAGAGCCTCTTCGAGACGCTGCGGTTGCTGGCCGAGCGGTTCGGCGTGCTCGACGACCCGGTGATCCGCCAGGAGCTCGCCGTGGCCTACAGCCGCGAGAAGGTGCTCGGGTTCGTCGGCGACCGGATCATGTCGGCCATCCGCCGTCGGGAGGTCCCGCCGGTCGACCCGTCGATCCTCAAGCTCTTCATCGCCGAGAGCAAGGTCCACAGCGGGAACCTCGGGATGCGGATCGCCGGGCCCGCCGGTCAGGCCGGGGGGTCCGAGGAGTCCCGGTGGGTGCAGTTCGAGCTCATCAACCGCTTCGGCATCTCCATCGGTGGTGGCACCAACGAGGTCCAGCGCAACAACCTCGCCGAACGGGCCCTCGGCCTGCCCAGGGAGCCGGGCTACGACAAGACCAAGCCCTGGAGGGACATCCCCCGCAGCTAG
- a CDS encoding DUF389 domain-containing protein, with product MFGVGVLVLVAPGTILLAIRAVLGATAIVIGLVLVASGPGKHAAGSTAEGIDSASMARVATTWLRDRRLAPTRRVELAETLFVEPPDRLAKLTSFWVMMLLSVGIASFAVVQNSTAVVIGAMLVAPLMAPIMGVAAGAWATVDPRTSSSLPGVAIAVALVPPFAGGGHHPPPDTESLEQDLTEAFGTPVTLRARHVPSVALSPGEAPSLPVDTGT from the coding sequence TTGTTCGGCGTCGGCGTCCTCGTGCTGGTGGCCCCCGGCACCATCCTGCTGGCGATACGGGCCGTACTCGGTGCGACCGCCATCGTCATAGGCCTCGTGCTCGTCGCCTCCGGCCCCGGGAAGCACGCTGCGGGATCGACCGCCGAGGGCATCGACTCCGCGTCGATGGCGAGGGTGGCGACGACCTGGCTGCGTGATCGACGCCTGGCACCGACCCGTCGGGTCGAGTTGGCCGAGACCTTGTTCGTCGAACCACCCGACCGCCTGGCCAAGCTGACGTCGTTCTGGGTGATGATGCTGCTGTCGGTCGGCATCGCCAGCTTCGCCGTCGTGCAGAACTCCACCGCAGTGGTCATCGGCGCCATGCTCGTCGCGCCGCTCATGGCACCGATCATGGGGGTGGCGGCAGGCGCCTGGGCCACCGTCGACCCCCGCACCTCGAGCTCGCTGCCGGGTGTGGCCATCGCCGTGGCCCTGGTGCCCCCGTTCGCCGGTGGTGGGCATCACCCACCACCGGACACCGAGAGCCTCGAGCAGGACCTCACCGAGGCGTTCGGCACGCCGGTCACGTTGCGGGCCCGCCATGTCCCGTCGGTGGCCCTCTCCCCCGGTGAGGCGCCGTCACTGCCCGTCGACACGGGAACCTGA
- a CDS encoding patatin-like phospholipase family protein, protein MAVREHSQPGNVQIDGDPAVTSGPHELSMVYGGGGVFGIGYTAGVAQGLIDGGVPVATAPALGTSAGSWTAAAVALGLSHDEVASIEVPSVPTRQPGVLADRARALFGEATHPLVSVSALAVRSRRRHILDGGRYPLADLVAASSAVPGLFPPHRIDGRLYVDGGMWSVTSIDAAAEARSVIVVAPLAGPHIGLFGLTGRGAGFLLRRELDTWQRRHPDRLITLIRPNKEIARFAGVNPMNLFDADAARDVYPLAREQGLRWAKRLDERLPS, encoded by the coding sequence GTGGCCGTCCGTGAGCACAGCCAACCGGGCAACGTGCAGATCGACGGCGACCCCGCGGTCACCTCCGGGCCCCACGAGCTGTCGATGGTGTACGGCGGTGGCGGCGTGTTCGGCATCGGCTACACGGCGGGGGTCGCCCAGGGCCTGATCGACGGCGGCGTCCCGGTGGCCACCGCCCCGGCGCTGGGCACCTCGGCGGGGTCCTGGACCGCGGCGGCGGTCGCCCTCGGCCTCTCCCACGACGAGGTGGCCTCGATCGAGGTGCCGTCCGTCCCGACCCGCCAGCCGGGCGTGCTCGCCGACCGGGCCCGGGCGCTGTTCGGGGAGGCCACCCACCCGCTGGTGTCGGTGTCGGCGCTGGCGGTGCGCTCGCGCCGCCGCCACATCCTCGACGGCGGCCGCTACCCCCTCGCCGACCTGGTGGCGGCCTCATCGGCGGTGCCCGGCCTCTTCCCACCCCACCGCATCGACGGACGGCTCTACGTGGACGGAGGCATGTGGTCGGTGACGTCCATCGACGCCGCCGCCGAAGCCAGATCGGTGATCGTGGTGGCGCCCCTCGCCGGGCCCCACATCGGCCTGTTCGGCCTCACCGGCCGCGGTGCCGGGTTCCTGCTGCGACGCGAGCTCGACACCTGGCAGCGCCGCCACCCCGACCGCCTCATCACCCTCATCCGGCCCAACAAGGAGATCGCCCGCTTCGCCGGGGTGAACCCCATGAACCTCTTCGACGCCGACGCCGCCCGGGACGTCTACCCCCTCGCCCGCGAGCAGGGGTTGCGCTGGGCGAAGCGTCTGGACGAGCGCCTCCCCTCCTGA
- a CDS encoding APC family permease encodes MADRSTTASGTSSGRITLTGAISMGTGVMIGAGVFALTGQVAAAAGPLFPVAFGIAAVVAGTTAYSYVKLSNTFPSAGGIGRFLTEAYGVGPIAAVFTMAMWASMVLNESLVARTFGTYFSGLVGIEPATVWVAGLGVVLLVGSFAVNAAGNRAVNATESIMAVVKIGGLVLFAGACLVVADFPSGDGGGIESPAAVSLVGAVAIALLAFKGFTTITNTGAEIEDPHRNVGRAIVWSIAIVTVIYLAVAFAVRGNLTLTEIIAARDDSLAEAARPVFGSVGFRLVAGLAVVATVTSVMASMYSTSRMLGMMSDMGEVPEVTAGRRLPFGNPPLVVTTAAAIVLTVLFDLTRIAALGAFAYLTLDLVIHWGHWRHLRPDTGARGSLLLAAVGLDAVVLAGLVGFQIMNDPLVVGAFVVFAVLVGGGETVYMRRYSDATETG; translated from the coding sequence GTGGCTGACCGATCGACGACCGCGTCGGGCACGTCCAGCGGGAGGATCACCCTCACCGGGGCCATCTCGATGGGCACTGGCGTGATGATCGGCGCCGGCGTCTTCGCCCTCACGGGTCAGGTGGCGGCCGCTGCCGGTCCGCTCTTCCCCGTGGCCTTCGGCATCGCTGCCGTCGTCGCCGGCACCACCGCCTACTCCTATGTGAAGCTGTCGAACACCTTCCCCTCCGCCGGTGGTATCGGCCGATTCCTCACCGAGGCCTACGGTGTCGGGCCCATCGCCGCCGTCTTCACCATGGCGATGTGGGCCTCCATGGTCCTCAACGAGAGTCTCGTGGCGCGGACCTTCGGGACCTACTTCTCCGGTCTGGTCGGCATCGAACCCGCCACGGTGTGGGTCGCGGGCCTCGGTGTCGTCCTTCTGGTCGGCTCGTTCGCCGTCAACGCGGCCGGCAACCGGGCGGTGAACGCCACCGAGAGCATCATGGCGGTGGTCAAGATCGGTGGCCTCGTTCTCTTCGCCGGGGCCTGCCTGGTGGTCGCCGACTTCCCCAGTGGTGACGGTGGGGGGATCGAGTCACCTGCGGCGGTGTCCCTCGTCGGCGCAGTGGCCATCGCCCTGCTGGCCTTCAAGGGGTTCACGACCATCACCAACACCGGGGCCGAGATCGAGGACCCTCACCGCAACGTGGGTCGTGCCATCGTCTGGTCCATCGCCATCGTCACGGTGATCTATCTGGCGGTCGCGTTCGCCGTGCGGGGCAACCTCACCCTGACCGAGATCATCGCGGCTCGCGACGACTCGCTGGCCGAAGCGGCCCGCCCGGTCTTCGGTTCAGTCGGCTTCCGTCTCGTCGCCGGGCTGGCTGTCGTGGCCACGGTCACCAGCGTCATGGCCTCCATGTACTCCACGTCGAGGATGCTGGGGATGATGAGCGACATGGGCGAGGTGCCGGAGGTGACGGCCGGGCGTCGGCTCCCGTTCGGCAATCCCCCGCTGGTGGTGACCACCGCAGCGGCGATCGTCCTCACCGTCCTCTTCGACCTGACCAGGATCGCCGCGCTGGGCGCGTTCGCGTATCTGACCCTCGACCTCGTCATCCATTGGGGGCACTGGCGCCATCTGCGCCCCGACACCGGCGCCCGGGGTTCGCTGCTGTTGGCCGCCGTCGGCCTCGATGCCGTCGTGCTGGCGGGGCTCGTCGGCTTTCAGATCATGAACGACCCGCTGGTCGTCGGAGCGTTCGTCGTCTTCGCCGTTCTCGTCGGCGGGGGAGAGACCGTCTACATGCGGCGGTACAGCGACGCGACCGAGACCGGGTAG
- a CDS encoding alpha/beta fold hydrolase: MIERIAYDEFGYFADNAAEFGIPYDGPPTVRREKVEVEPGRHLSALVWGDAPAEVVLLHGGAQNAHTWDTVALALGRPLVAIDLPGHGHSDGGIGGSLDVRRNATDVAAVVAALAPDALAVVGMSLGGMTALALADQRPELVRSLALVDVTPGVDGPKAQSIVQFIDGPETFPSFEDLLARTIEFNPTRTESSLRRGILHNAEQQADGSWVWRYRRFREEGEVGGHPDFADLWDAVSGVSVPLMLVRGMRAQSVVDDADEAELLRRRPDARVEHVEEAGHSVQGDTPVELARLLDDFLG, from the coding sequence ATGATCGAGCGCATCGCCTACGACGAGTTCGGCTACTTCGCGGACAATGCCGCCGAGTTCGGGATCCCGTATGACGGCCCTCCGACCGTGCGCCGGGAGAAGGTGGAGGTGGAGCCGGGCCGCCACCTGTCGGCCTTGGTGTGGGGCGACGCCCCTGCAGAGGTCGTGCTGCTCCACGGCGGAGCCCAGAACGCGCACACCTGGGACACCGTCGCTCTCGCCCTCGGCCGGCCGCTGGTGGCGATCGACCTGCCCGGCCACGGCCATTCCGACGGCGGCATCGGCGGCAGCCTCGACGTGCGCCGCAACGCCACCGACGTCGCCGCCGTCGTGGCCGCTCTCGCCCCCGATGCGCTCGCCGTGGTCGGCATGTCCCTCGGCGGCATGACCGCGCTGGCGCTCGCCGACCAGCGCCCCGAGCTGGTGCGGAGCCTGGCGCTCGTCGACGTCACCCCAGGGGTGGACGGTCCCAAGGCCCAGTCCATCGTGCAGTTCATCGACGGCCCCGAGACCTTCCCGAGCTTCGAGGACCTGCTCGCCCGCACCATCGAGTTCAACCCCACCCGCACCGAGTCGTCGCTGCGACGAGGGATCCTGCACAACGCCGAGCAGCAGGCCGACGGCAGCTGGGTGTGGCGCTACCGGCGCTTCCGGGAGGAGGGCGAGGTCGGCGGCCACCCCGACTTCGCCGACCTGTGGGACGCCGTGTCGGGGGTGTCGGTGCCGCTCATGTTGGTGCGGGGCATGCGTGCGCAGTCCGTCGTGGACGACGCCGACGAGGCCGAGCTCCTTCGTCGCCGACCCGACGCACGGGTCGAGCACGTCGAGGAGGCCGGCCACAGCGTGCAGGGCGACACCCCCGTCGAGCTCGCCCGGCTGCTCGACGACTTCCTCGGCTGA
- a CDS encoding DedA family protein: MSDWVTSFVETVGYPGIVVLMILEIPLPIIQSEIVMTFSGFAASRGDLDPVLVVVAGVAGSTIGSVALFAVARSVPEPAVKDFLERHGGWLGFTRENLESAQDRFRRHDHWAVLVGRLIPGIRSFIAIPAGFTRMPYWEFIALNLVGTVFWISVLTYLGSILGENYGLVDQYSSYITYGLLGAAAAYVLYRIGVVAMTRASDT; encoded by the coding sequence ATGTCCGACTGGGTCACGAGCTTCGTCGAGACGGTCGGGTACCCAGGGATCGTCGTGCTCATGATCCTGGAGATCCCCCTCCCGATCATCCAGTCCGAGATCGTGATGACCTTCAGCGGCTTCGCCGCGTCTCGCGGCGATCTCGACCCGGTCCTCGTCGTCGTCGCCGGGGTCGCGGGCAGCACGATCGGGTCGGTCGCGCTGTTCGCGGTCGCCCGTTCGGTGCCCGAGCCGGCGGTGAAGGACTTCCTCGAGCGCCACGGCGGGTGGCTCGGGTTCACCCGGGAGAACCTGGAGTCGGCGCAGGACCGCTTCCGGCGCCACGACCATTGGGCGGTGCTCGTCGGACGCCTCATCCCCGGCATCCGGTCCTTCATCGCCATCCCGGCGGGCTTCACCCGGATGCCGTACTGGGAGTTCATCGCCCTCAACCTGGTGGGGACCGTCTTCTGGATCAGCGTCCTGACCTACCTGGGGTCGATCCTCGGTGAGAACTACGGCCTGGTGGACCAGTACAGCTCCTACATCACCTACGGCCTCCTCGGGGCCGCCGCCGCCTACGTCCTCTACCGGATCGGCGTGGTGGCGATGACCCGTGCATCCGACACGTGA
- a CDS encoding MFS transporter, with translation MSTPVATSSVRRVTLAASATLTVAVLPVFLVGSLSADIGRELGFGTAGTGVAITGFFAAGGLTAVGMGRVTDRVGAKVAMRAGVVLSGICTLALGTIATQLWQLVVLLGLAGTAIGLVDTGGARSFSEAVRFGRQGLAFGIKEASVPAASMLAGLSLPVLADALGWQWAFVVGAALAPAVWFLVPPDPVPGDVDHAAHPASPDTDAPHRSTTRRATLVLFAVGVAFGAGASSAAATLFVPAVSDAGWTENAAGVLLAIASIASIATRLGLGWSSDLAPQHIRRMLAGALALGALGAALLAVSSAPAVVVAGALLVLGAGWGWSGLAFLRAVRATPEAPSIAAGIVLTGLATGGTVGPALFGVIASRWSYTASWWSAAGALAIAAAVAVVVRDHAASP, from the coding sequence ATGTCCACCCCGGTCGCCACGTCGTCGGTGCGACGGGTGACCCTCGCCGCCAGTGCCACCCTGACCGTCGCCGTCCTCCCCGTCTTCCTGGTCGGATCGCTGTCGGCCGACATCGGCCGCGAGCTGGGCTTCGGCACGGCCGGAACCGGCGTCGCCATCACCGGTTTCTTCGCCGCCGGTGGGCTCACGGCCGTCGGCATGGGGCGGGTCACCGATCGGGTGGGCGCCAAGGTCGCCATGCGCGCCGGCGTCGTGCTCTCGGGCATCTGCACTCTGGCCCTGGGCACGATCGCGACCCAGCTGTGGCAGCTGGTCGTGCTGCTGGGCTTGGCCGGCACCGCCATCGGGCTCGTCGACACCGGCGGGGCGCGTTCGTTCTCCGAGGCCGTCCGGTTCGGCCGCCAAGGTCTGGCGTTCGGGATCAAGGAAGCCAGCGTCCCGGCCGCGTCGATGCTGGCCGGCCTCTCGCTCCCGGTGCTCGCCGATGCGCTCGGCTGGCAGTGGGCGTTCGTCGTCGGGGCCGCACTCGCCCCGGCGGTGTGGTTCCTCGTCCCGCCCGATCCGGTGCCCGGCGACGTCGACCACGCAGCCCACCCGGCCTCTCCCGATACCGACGCGCCCCACCGGTCGACGACGCGACGGGCCACGCTCGTGCTGTTCGCGGTGGGCGTGGCCTTCGGCGCCGGTGCGTCGTCGGCGGCGGCCACCCTCTTCGTCCCGGCCGTGAGCGACGCCGGGTGGACCGAGAACGCAGCCGGCGTGCTGCTGGCCATCGCCAGCATCGCCAGCATCGCCACCCGCCTGGGACTCGGGTGGTCGAGCGACCTGGCTCCCCAGCACATCCGCAGGATGCTCGCCGGCGCCCTCGCTCTCGGGGCGCTCGGCGCGGCGCTGCTCGCCGTGTCGAGCGCCCCGGCCGTCGTCGTGGCCGGCGCGCTCCTCGTGCTCGGCGCCGGTTGGGGGTGGAGCGGCCTGGCCTTCCTGCGAGCCGTTCGCGCCACACCGGAGGCCCCGTCGATCGCGGCCGGGATCGTGCTCACCGGGCTGGCGACCGGCGGGACGGTGGGCCCGGCACTGTTCGGAGTGATCGCCTCTCGCTGGTCCTACACCGCGTCGTGGTGGTCCGCCGCCGGTGCGTTGGCCATCGCCGCCGCCGTCGCGGTCGTGGTGCGAGACCACGCCGCCTCACCGTAG
- a CDS encoding class I SAM-dependent methyltransferase — protein MSATIQPTRPTVEPREDQTFHHGTRSDFNAWFFRVFDRYINHIARHHKREAFAGMRAGDIVELGAGVGANFAHLPAGARVLAVEPSRAMHDELVARATDRAVDLTVLGACAEDLPIPDASVDEVICSLVLCTVKDQAAALAEIRRVLRPGGSFRFVEHVAAPAWSPRRWLQHAIRRPWSWLFEGCDLCRDTVASVEEAGFREMQVRRARFRRSLFTPVNSAVYGYGIR, from the coding sequence ATGAGCGCCACCATCCAACCCACCCGACCGACGGTGGAACCCCGGGAGGACCAGACCTTCCACCACGGCACCCGCAGCGACTTCAACGCCTGGTTCTTCCGGGTCTTCGACCGCTACATCAACCACATCGCGCGCCATCACAAGCGTGAGGCGTTCGCCGGCATGCGCGCCGGCGACATCGTGGAGCTCGGTGCCGGGGTCGGCGCCAACTTCGCCCATCTGCCGGCCGGTGCCCGGGTGCTGGCGGTGGAACCGAGCCGGGCGATGCACGACGAGTTGGTCGCCCGGGCAACCGACCGCGCCGTGGACCTGACCGTCCTCGGCGCCTGTGCCGAGGACCTGCCGATCCCCGACGCGTCGGTGGACGAGGTGATCTGCTCGCTCGTGTTGTGCACCGTGAAGGACCAGGCGGCCGCGCTCGCAGAGATCCGACGGGTGCTGCGCCCGGGTGGGAGCTTCCGGTTCGTCGAGCACGTGGCCGCACCTGCGTGGAGCCCCCGGCGTTGGCTCCAGCACGCGATCCGCCGACCGTGGAGCTGGCTGTTCGAAGGGTGCGACCTGTGCCGGGACACCGTCGCCTCGGTCGAGGAGGCCGGTTTCCGCGAGATGCAGGTCCGACGAGCCCGATTCCGCCGGTCCCTGTTCACACCCGTGAACTCGGCCGTCTACGGCTACGGCATCCGATGA
- a CDS encoding PIG-L deacetylase family protein: MTGDDEIRCLGTILGIWAHPDDETYLSAGLMAAAADNGQRVVVVSATAGEHGTDDPVTWPPERLGPVRAREAAAALAALGVQEHRWMGLPDGDLRRCCPDEQIRRLAETIIEVAPDTILTFGPDGITGHQDHQVLGRWASAAHRLARPGACLLHAALEEAYCKRFQPLHDRFEVFMDGAQPEPRHHDELAVHLRLSGAELDRKLVALRAQATQTAPIIEAIGADNYARWVAEEAFVEVLADRS, encoded by the coding sequence ATGACCGGCGACGACGAGATCCGGTGTCTGGGTACGATCCTCGGCATCTGGGCGCATCCCGATGACGAGACCTACCTGTCGGCCGGTCTCATGGCGGCTGCGGCCGACAACGGCCAGCGAGTGGTCGTGGTGTCGGCGACCGCCGGCGAGCACGGCACCGACGACCCTGTGACCTGGCCGCCCGAGCGGTTGGGCCCCGTACGGGCCAGGGAGGCCGCCGCCGCGCTCGCCGCGCTCGGCGTGCAGGAGCACCGCTGGATGGGGTTGCCCGACGGCGATCTCCGCCGGTGCTGTCCCGACGAGCAGATCCGGCGGCTCGCCGAGACCATCATCGAGGTCGCACCGGACACGATCCTCACGTTCGGCCCCGATGGCATCACCGGCCATCAGGATCACCAGGTGCTCGGGCGGTGGGCGTCGGCGGCCCATCGGCTGGCCCGACCCGGTGCATGCCTGCTCCACGCCGCGCTCGAGGAGGCCTACTGCAAGAGGTTCCAGCCGCTCCACGACCGCTTCGAGGTCTTCATGGACGGCGCCCAGCCGGAGCCTCGTCATCACGACGAGCTGGCGGTCCACCTTCGCCTCTCCGGAGCGGAGCTCGACCGCAAGCTGGTGGCCCTCCGAGCCCAGGCCACGCAGACCGCTCCGATCATCGAGGCCATCGGCGCCGACAACTACGCCCGATGGGTGGCCGAGGAGGCCTTCGTCGAGGTGCTGGCCGACCGCAGCTGA